CGCCGAGATGGCGAGCGCGCCGCCCGCCACCCACTGGTCCCCGGCGCCCTCGGCGATCTGCCGCCGGTCGAAGCGGGCCAGCGCGAGGCAGTAGAGCACCAGCCCCAGCCAGAACAGCACGAGCGCGGTGTGCGCGAGCCAGGCCGTCGCCTCCGCCCGGGCGAGGGCGGCGGCCAGCACGGCGAGCCCCTGCGTGGCTACACAGCACAGGAACACCGCCCCGCGCATACGCCGCCGCCAGTGCCGTACGACGACCGCCAGCAGCACCGGCCACAGCGCCGCCGCCAGTGCCAGCAGCGCCTCCGCGAGGGACTGCCGGCCGAGGGCCGAGACACGCGTGCCGAGGACCGTCGTCGCGGCCACGGCGGTGAGCGCCCCCGGCGTCCCGGCCTCCGCCAGCCACCGCTCACGCTCCCACAACAGCCGTACGACGAAGTCCGCGCCCAGCGCCAGCCACGCTGCGCCGGCCAGCGCCAGGGAGATGCGGGACAGGGCCTCGTGGCCCGTCAGCCGCAGGCCCACCGACAGGATCGCGGTCGCCAGCACGGCGGCGCCGGCCGCCGGGGGACGCTGCGCCCGCCGGACGCGGAGCAGGAGGCGGTGGGGGGAGAAGACGGGCATGCGGCTGATGCTAAAGAGGACGCTGCGGCATACGAGGGGCACACGCGAGGGGTGGGAAAACGCGGAAGACGCACCTCTACGCGCGCGTGCCCTCAGGTAACCGTCTACGCGCGCGTGCCTTCGGGAACCCGCCGGTGCCCGCGCGTGCCCTCAGGCCGGCCGCACCACGCTGTGGATGCCCGACTCGCCGTCGTAGTAGATCGACTCCTCGCGGACGTAGCCGCCGGGCTTCGGGGCGTGGATCATCATGCCGTTGCCGATGTAGACGCCGACCTGGCTGACGTCGTCGTAGAAGAAGACCAGGTCACCGGGTTGCGCGTCGGTGAGAGAGATGCCGGCGCCGGCGTTGGCCTGGTCGTAGGCGGTGCGCGGGAGGGTGACGCCCGCGGCCTTCCAGGCGGCCTGGGTGAGCCCGGAGCAGTCGTAGGAGTCGGGTCCGGTCGCGCCCCACACGTACGGCTTGCCGATCTGCGCGCGGGCGAAGGCGAGCGCCTTCTCGGCCTTGGTGGTGTACGAGGAGTCGGCGGGGGCGGGGGCAGGGGCGGGCGTGCCCGTACTCGTGCCAGTGCCAGTGCCAGTGCCAGTGCCAGTGCCAGTGCCAGTGCCAGCGCCCGTGCTCACGCCCGCGCCCGCGCTCGTCGAGTCGGCGCTCTCCCGCTGCGCGGCGGCCTGTTCCGCCGCCGCCTGCCGCTGCGCCAGCTCCGCCGCCTGCCGCTGCGCCAGCTCCGCCGCCTGGCGTGCGGCCTCCTCCTGTTTCTGCTGCTCGATCGCCGCGAGCCGCGCCTTCTCCTGGGTCGCCAGCTGGGACAGCAGCACGCGCGCGTCGCCGAGCTTCTTCTGGACGGTGGACTTGGCAGCCTTGAGGTCGCTCTGCGTGTCGGTCAGCGCCTCGAGGCTCGGCTGGGTCTGGTCGACGTAGTGCTGCGGGGTGTCCGCGGGCAGGAAGGTCGCCGTGTCGGGCGCGGAGACGCCGGTGCGGTACTGGGCGGCGGCGAAGGAACCCTGCTGCTCCCGTGTCTCGTTGAGTTTCTGGGTGCGCTGCGCGACGTCGTCGAGGAGGCCGTCGGCGCGCCGGCGCTGCTTGGTCGTCTTCTCCTTGGCGGCGTTGTGGTTCTCGGTCGTCGACTCCGCCCGACGGTAGAGGTCGTCGACCTTCTTCTCGACCTCCTCCAGACTCGGCGCGCCGTCGCCGGAGGGGGCGGCGTTCGCCGTCTGGGAGAGCAGGGCGACGGAGGTGAGGGCGGCAGTGGCGAGAGCGGGGGGACGGGTGCCTGCTGCGCGCGTGCCCATGAGGCGTGGCTTGCGGTGCTGCGACGCCAAGGGAGGCGACTCCTTCCGTGATCCGCCTACCGGGTTGGCTCGGGTTCGGGCGGGTGGTTCGGAAGGGTTGCCCTACGGCCCGTCCTTGAGCGGAAGGCAGGCCGACTCACCCAGAGTCACGGTGGGTTCCCGGCTCCGGCTGCCGCGAGGGGGCGCGCCGGACTCGGCGGAAGGCCGCGCGGCCCGGCGACGTTCGCCGGTGGGGGTCGTACGGCCTGCTCGAAACGGTAACCAACTCGTGTGGCTCGTGTGAAGGTTGGTGGGTGATATGCCCGATACATTTTCGTGACCTTCGACGAAAGCCGGGTAAGCGGTCACGGTTGGTGATAAGGCCACCTCGGAAGGTGAGGGGGGATGTTTTCGGGACGGCGGCCGGTTGTCAGTGCGGCCCTCTAAACTCGGAGAGCGATGAGCAGCCTCTTTGACGACAGCTTCCTGGCGGACCTCCAGGGCCCTCGCGGCCACGAGGGGGAGCCCCCGCCGCCGCCCGAGGACGATCACGTACCGGAGCAGGTTCCGGACGATCTGTTCGGCGGGAAGTTCGACGTGCCTCCGGACCGGGACGCCTACTACCGCGACGGCGCCCCGCGCCCGGCGATCGACGCGGCCGCGCTCCTGGAGGGGC
This window of the Streptomyces sp. NBC_01275 genome carries:
- a CDS encoding C40 family peptidase; amino-acid sequence: MGTRAAGTRPPALATAALTSVALLSQTANAAPSGDGAPSLEEVEKKVDDLYRRAESTTENHNAAKEKTTKQRRRADGLLDDVAQRTQKLNETREQQGSFAAAQYRTGVSAPDTATFLPADTPQHYVDQTQPSLEALTDTQSDLKAAKSTVQKKLGDARVLLSQLATQEKARLAAIEQQKQEEAARQAAELAQRQAAELAQRQAAAEQAAAQRESADSTSAGAGVSTGAGTGTGTGTGTGTGTGTSTGTPAPAPAPADSSYTTKAEKALAFARAQIGKPYVWGATGPDSYDCSGLTQAAWKAAGVTLPRTAYDQANAGAGISLTDAQPGDLVFFYDDVSQVGVYIGNGMMIHAPKPGGYVREESIYYDGESGIHSVVRPA
- a CDS encoding tellurite resistance/C4-dicarboxylate transporter family protein produces the protein MPVFSPHRLLLRVRRAQRPPAAGAAVLATAILSVGLRLTGHEALSRISLALAGAAWLALGADFVVRLLWERERWLAEAGTPGALTAVAATTVLGTRVSALGRQSLAEALLALAAALWPVLLAVVVRHWRRRMRGAVFLCCVATQGLAVLAAALARAEATAWLAHTALVLFWLGLVLYCLALARFDRRQIAEGAGDQWVAGGALAISALAGATLLDAEGGGLYLWNADDRGVLRSVTVALLVLDLVCYAVLLAAEVRWPRPYYDVCRWATVFPMGMTATATLSVAAAVDVPWLKGPGRVLLWVAVAAWLTVAVGALAAVRGGEGGASVRSRAPR